The Vitis vinifera cultivar Pinot Noir 40024 chromosome 1, ASM3070453v1 DNA segment aaaattttaaaatattaaaaaaaattagaaatactttATAATATAACTGTCAAAGCGCTTAGTTCCCCATGAGTTCATTCTACTTCGAAGTTATTTTAGAGGTGGAAGCCAGGAAAAGAGGCAGATGCCACGTGGCCTGTGTTAAACTGcagaggaaaaaaggaaaacaatagaaaaaaatcTCATCGATATGCTTGTGTCGTCGTACTTAGCCAGTGACCACGTAGGGGGAAGCAGAGGTCCCACGCGCTTTTACAACGAAGCTTCGCGTGACAAAGAGACATGCATCTTACCcttctcacttttttttcttctctttcatgcCTAACGCGTAGTATAGTCAAATATTCTCGATATTCACATTTCTACACTGgtatttttcctctttaaatTTCCGGCTCCTTTCTTCCCCTATTTAAGCCCCAACATCCACCCTAACCCGCCTTCATAATCATCTTCATTTCATTTGCCAGCGGTCTATCGATCTCTTTTCACGATTCACAGAATGGGAAACTATATTTCATGCACTCTAATCACCCCTACCATCAAGAGCTCCAAGGCAGCCAGAGTGATCTTCCCCACCGGCGAAGTTCGACAGTTCCGGGAACCCCTCAAAGCGGCCGAGCTGATGCTGGAGTCCCCGAACTTCTTCCTGGTTAATTCCAAGTCTCTGCATATGGGTCGTAGGTTCAATCCACTTACAGCGGATGAGGACTTGGAGTTCGGCAATTTATACATCCTGTTCCCGATGAAAAGAGTGAATTCTGTTGTTACCGCAGCCGACATGGCGGTGTACTTGTTAGCTGCCAATTCCGCCGCCAAGAGGATAAGCGGTGGAAAGGTGAGGATCTTGCCTGAGTCAGGCGGAGATGGGTCTGAGGAGGTGGCGGTTGCGACGGCAGCGGTGGAGAATGAAGCTGGGTGTTCC contains these protein-coding regions:
- the LOC100262828 gene encoding uncharacterized protein LOC100262828, which codes for MGNYISCTLITPTIKSSKAARVIFPTGEVRQFREPLKAAELMLESPNFFLVNSKSLHMGRRFNPLTADEDLEFGNLYILFPMKRVNSVVTAADMAVYLLAANSAAKRISGGKVRILPESGGDGSEEVAVATAAVENEAGCSRLNLDEVEGFPVSEYKYRLAMFRSKKPLLETIREEPVCSR